One window of Erwinia aphidicola genomic DNA carries:
- a CDS encoding winged helix-turn-helix domain-containing protein, whose translation MTAVTLSLVQARQLHLAAQGLLRPPSHKARFDDLLAAIRRMSLLQIDTIHVVARSPYLVLFSRLGDYPVSWLELALACGKLFEYWAHEACFIPIEDYPLLRHRMLNPTALGWKYNQPWMDQHQQEIADLLAHIGENGAVRSADFAAPAGQKPGWWAWKPHKRHLENLFSAGELMVSERRNFQRVYDLRQRVLPEWDDALHALTEKDATERMLENSAASLGIFRPSWLADYYRLKRAPVTQAITRWLEQGTVRSVQVESLGTLYVHQTLFAQLDAPQAATHTAILSPFDPLVWDRKRALELFNFDYRLECYTPEAKRQYGYFVLPILHRGALKGRLDARMLRKEKILQVKTLWLEPEVRVTQQLLGDLQRALTKFARWQGAEMIEVNKLPASMATAWPARWKIACGSGFFVAGG comes from the coding sequence ATGACGGCAGTCACTCTCTCACTGGTTCAGGCTCGCCAGCTGCACCTTGCGGCACAGGGTTTACTGCGGCCACCTTCTCATAAAGCGCGTTTTGACGATCTGCTGGCCGCGATAAGGCGCATGTCGCTGCTGCAAATTGACACCATCCACGTCGTGGCGCGCAGCCCTTATCTGGTGCTGTTCAGCCGCCTGGGAGACTACCCGGTTAGCTGGTTAGAACTGGCGCTGGCCTGCGGTAAACTGTTTGAATACTGGGCGCATGAAGCCTGCTTTATCCCGATTGAAGATTACCCACTGCTGCGCCACCGTATGCTCAATCCGACGGCTTTAGGCTGGAAGTACAATCAGCCATGGATGGATCAGCATCAGCAGGAGATCGCCGATCTGCTGGCGCATATTGGTGAGAATGGCGCGGTGCGATCGGCAGATTTTGCTGCTCCGGCAGGGCAGAAACCGGGCTGGTGGGCGTGGAAGCCGCACAAGCGTCATCTGGAAAACCTGTTTAGCGCAGGCGAGCTAATGGTCAGTGAGCGCCGTAACTTCCAGCGCGTCTACGATCTGCGGCAGCGGGTACTGCCTGAATGGGATGATGCCCTGCATGCATTGACGGAAAAGGATGCCACTGAGCGCATGCTGGAGAACAGCGCGGCCAGCCTGGGTATTTTTCGTCCCTCCTGGCTGGCGGACTATTACCGCCTGAAGCGGGCGCCCGTCACTCAGGCAATCACCCGCTGGCTGGAGCAGGGCACGGTGCGCTCAGTACAGGTCGAAAGCCTTGGAACGCTGTACGTGCACCAGACGCTGTTCGCCCAGCTTGACGCTCCACAGGCCGCCACGCACACCGCCATCCTCTCACCGTTCGATCCGCTGGTATGGGACCGTAAGCGAGCGCTGGAGCTGTTCAACTTTGACTACCGCCTGGAGTGCTACACGCCGGAGGCGAAGCGGCAATACGGCTATTTTGTTCTGCCGATCCTGCATCGTGGCGCGCTGAAAGGCCGCCTGGATGCGCGCATGCTGCGCAAGGAAAAAATATTGCAGGTCAAAACGCTGTGGCTTGAGCCAGAGGTGCGCGTCACGCAGCAACTGCTGGGCGATCTGCAGCGCGCGCTGACAAAGTTTGCCCGCTGGCAGGGCGCTGAAATGATCGAGGTCAATAAACTTCCGGCATCGATGGCAACGGCCTGGCCCGCGCGCTGGAAAATAGCGTGCGGGAGCGGTTTTTTCGTGGCCGGCGGGTAA
- a CDS encoding Trm112 family protein translates to MDHRLLEIVACPVCHGKLYYNKDLQELVCKPDGLAYPVRDGIPVLLEVEARTLTLEESHP, encoded by the coding sequence ATGGATCATCGTTTACTTGAAATTGTTGCCTGCCCGGTATGTCATGGCAAACTGTATTACAACAAAGATCTGCAGGAGCTGGTGTGCAAACCAGACGGGCTGGCCTATCCGGTGCGTGATGGAATTCCTGTACTGCTGGAAGTTGAAGCGCGTACGCTGACCCTGGAAGAGAGCCATCCATGA
- the kdsB gene encoding 3-deoxy-manno-octulosonate cytidylyltransferase, protein MSFVAIIPARFASTRLPGKPLVDIHGKPMVVHVMERALESGAERVIVATDNQDVARAVTAAGGEVCMTRPDHQSGTERLAEVIEHYQFADDTVIVNVQGDEPMIPPVIIRQVADNLAKSSAGMATLAVPIDSAEEAFNPNAVKVVRDANGYALYFSRATIPWDRERFSASRDTIGDHFLRHIGIYGYRAGFIRRYVGWEASPLEQIELLEQLRVLWYGEKIHVDVAKAIPSVGVDTPEDLLRVRAAMR, encoded by the coding sequence ATGAGTTTTGTGGCGATTATTCCGGCGCGTTTTGCCTCTACCCGCCTGCCGGGTAAACCGCTGGTGGATATTCACGGCAAACCGATGGTCGTCCACGTCATGGAGCGCGCACTGGAGTCCGGTGCTGAACGTGTGATCGTTGCTACCGATAACCAGGATGTGGCGCGTGCCGTCACGGCAGCCGGGGGTGAGGTCTGCATGACCCGCCCCGATCACCAGTCAGGCACCGAGCGCCTGGCGGAAGTGATTGAGCACTACCAGTTCGCCGATGACACGGTGATTGTCAACGTGCAGGGTGATGAGCCAATGATACCCCCGGTGATTATCCGTCAGGTGGCAGATAATCTGGCTAAAAGCAGTGCCGGTATGGCGACGCTGGCGGTGCCGATCGACTCTGCGGAAGAGGCCTTCAACCCGAATGCGGTAAAAGTGGTGCGCGATGCTAACGGCTATGCGCTCTACTTCTCGCGCGCCACAATCCCCTGGGATCGCGAGCGTTTTTCAGCCTCACGCGACACCATTGGCGACCACTTCCTGCGTCATATCGGGATTTACGGCTACCGTGCCGGTTTTATCCGCCGCTATGTAGGTTGGGAAGCGAGCCCGCTGGAGCAGATAGAGCTGCTGGAGCAGCTGCGCGTGCTGTGGTACGGCGAGAAGATCCACGTTGACGTGGCGAAAGCCATTCCCAGCGTGGGGGTTGATACTCCGGAAGATCTGCTGCGCGTCCGTGCGGCCATGCGTTGA
- a CDS encoding YcbJ family phosphotransferase: protein MEQLRSELELVLGETVSRVECISQQPYASLYTLYDDSGYSLPLVAKYFSMKGIAAQEAHKLSMLAREGKVRVPAVYGLVISQQPPQHEVLLIERIGGVSVEAPTRTPDRWQQLQEQIVEGMLSWHRIDSHGLVGTVDSTQQNRWPAWYTQRIEVLWATLNYLQPSALDIDDRQILFRSRACLSALFAGFDDPCVLVHGNLALSSIVKEAWGDRLQAIINPGTVLWAPREFDLYPLCESVAGEAILSAYLQRAPVAEGFVARRWLYILWEEVARLIHTTQFDPPRFKLAARSLLPWLS from the coding sequence ATGGAACAACTGCGATCTGAACTCGAACTGGTACTTGGTGAAACTGTCAGCCGGGTTGAATGCATCAGCCAGCAACCCTATGCCAGCCTCTACACCCTCTATGATGACAGCGGCTATTCACTGCCGCTGGTCGCGAAATACTTCTCAATGAAGGGTATTGCCGCTCAGGAAGCCCATAAGCTGTCGATGCTGGCGCGTGAGGGGAAAGTGCGCGTGCCCGCCGTTTACGGGCTGGTGATCAGCCAGCAGCCCCCGCAGCACGAAGTGCTGCTGATCGAGCGGATCGGCGGCGTCTCAGTTGAAGCACCGACCCGCACCCCCGATCGCTGGCAGCAGCTGCAGGAGCAAATCGTCGAGGGCATGCTCTCCTGGCATCGTATTGACAGCCATGGCCTGGTCGGCACGGTGGACAGCACTCAGCAAAATCGCTGGCCTGCATGGTATACGCAGCGCATTGAGGTGCTGTGGGCGACGCTAAATTATCTGCAGCCGTCAGCGCTGGATATCGACGACCGCCAGATACTGTTTCGCAGCCGTGCCTGCCTCAGTGCCCTGTTTGCCGGTTTTGACGACCCGTGCGTGCTGGTTCATGGCAACCTCGCGCTGAGCAGCATTGTGAAAGAAGCCTGGGGCGACCGGCTGCAGGCGATAATCAATCCCGGTACGGTGCTGTGGGCACCGCGTGAGTTTGACCTTTACCCGCTGTGCGAGTCCGTTGCCGGGGAGGCGATTCTCAGCGCATATCTGCAGCGCGCTCCGGTGGCGGAGGGCTTTGTTGCCCGCCGCTGGCTCTATATCCTGTGGGAGGAGGTGGCGCGACTGATCCACACCACACAATTTGACCCGCCGCGTTTCAAGCTCGCCGCACGCTCCCTGCTGCCGTGGCTCAGCTAG
- the elyC gene encoding envelope biogenesis factor ElyC, protein MLFALKKVFGGLLLPLPMLLLIMALGIFLIWFSRWQKSGKILISASWILLLLLSLQPVADRLLAPIEDRYPTWHNQQPLAYIVVLGGGYTWNDAWAPSSNMLNNSLPRLTEGIRIWRANPGARLIFTGGRAQNNPLSSAEVTSRVAQSLGVPAEAIITLDKPHDTEQEASEVAKIVGEQPFALVTSANHLPRAMIFFQRQGLHPWPAPANQLAVTSPLNLWERAMPNSFWLGHSERAWYESLGRLWQWLKPQSAS, encoded by the coding sequence ATGCTTTTCGCGCTGAAAAAAGTGTTCGGCGGCCTGCTGCTGCCCCTGCCCATGCTGCTGTTAATCATGGCGCTGGGTATTTTCTTGATCTGGTTCAGTCGCTGGCAAAAGAGCGGCAAAATTTTGATCTCCGCCAGCTGGATCTTGTTGCTGCTGCTCAGCCTGCAGCCGGTCGCCGATCGTCTGCTGGCGCCGATCGAAGATCGTTACCCCACCTGGCACAATCAGCAGCCGCTCGCTTATATCGTGGTGCTTGGTGGGGGTTATACCTGGAATGACGCGTGGGCACCCAGCTCTAACATGCTCAACAACAGCCTGCCGCGCCTGACGGAAGGCATCCGCATCTGGCGTGCCAACCCGGGAGCCAGGCTGATTTTTACCGGTGGTAGAGCGCAGAACAATCCGCTGAGCTCTGCTGAGGTGACGTCGCGCGTGGCGCAGTCGCTGGGCGTACCTGCCGAAGCGATTATCACCCTGGATAAGCCGCATGATACCGAGCAGGAAGCCAGTGAAGTGGCGAAAATTGTCGGCGAGCAGCCGTTTGCACTGGTGACGTCAGCTAACCATCTGCCCAGAGCGATGATCTTTTTCCAGCGCCAGGGGTTACACCCCTGGCCGGCGCCTGCGAATCAGCTGGCGGTCACTTCTCCACTCAATCTGTGGGAAAGGGCGATGCCGAACTCATTCTGGCTGGGACACAGCGAGCGGGCGTGGTATGAGAGCCTGGGCCGCTTGTGGCAATGGCTGAAGCCGCAAAGCGCTAGCTGA
- the cmoM gene encoding tRNA uridine 5-oxyacetic acid(34) methyltransferase CmoM → MQDRNFDDIAEKFSQNIYGTTKGRIRQAILWQDLDALLSTFPAGPLAVLDAGGGEGQTGCGMAERGHQVLLCDVSEEMIGRASRLALEKGVSGNMQFKQISAQQVVQHLDKPVDLVLFHAVLEWVAEPQQVLAALYDALKPGGVLSLMFYNVNGLLMQTMVLGNFGYLQAGLSKRKKKTLSPDYPRDPQQVYAWLEACGFTIETKTGIRVFHDYLRDKTKQSERFDEVLALEKQYCRQEPFLSLGRYIHVTARKPIQKDEL, encoded by the coding sequence ATGCAGGATCGCAACTTTGATGATATCGCAGAAAAGTTTTCACAAAATATATACGGTACCACCAAAGGCCGCATTCGCCAGGCGATCCTCTGGCAGGATCTCGACGCGCTGCTGAGTACCTTTCCTGCCGGGCCGCTTGCGGTGCTTGATGCGGGCGGCGGGGAAGGGCAGACCGGCTGCGGCATGGCAGAGCGTGGTCATCAGGTGCTGCTGTGCGACGTATCGGAGGAGATGATCGGCCGCGCCAGCCGCTTAGCGCTGGAAAAAGGTGTGAGCGGCAACATGCAATTTAAACAAATTAGCGCTCAGCAGGTCGTGCAACATTTGGATAAGCCGGTTGATCTGGTATTGTTTCACGCTGTGCTGGAATGGGTAGCCGAACCGCAACAGGTGCTGGCCGCTTTGTATGATGCGCTGAAGCCCGGAGGCGTGCTGTCGCTGATGTTTTATAACGTCAACGGCCTGCTGATGCAGACCATGGTGCTGGGCAATTTCGGCTATCTGCAGGCAGGCTTAAGCAAACGCAAAAAGAAAACCCTGTCCCCGGACTACCCGCGCGATCCGCAGCAGGTTTATGCCTGGCTTGAGGCATGCGGCTTTACCATTGAAACGAAAACCGGCATCCGGGTTTTCCACGACTATCTGCGGGATAAAACCAAGCAGAGTGAGCGGTTTGATGAAGTTCTGGCGCTGGAAAAGCAGTATTGCCGCCAGGAGCCGTTTTTAAGTTTAGGGCGTTACATCCACGTCACAGCGCGGAAACCCATTCAGAAGGACGAACTATGA
- the mukF gene encoding chromosome partition protein MukF produces the protein MSDFSQTVPELVAWARKNDFSVTLPTERLAFLLAIATLNGERMDGEMSEGELIDAFRHVSDGFEQTSETVLVRANNAINDMVRQRLINRFTSEHSEGNAIYRLTPLGIGITDYYIRQREFSTLRLSMQLSIVAGELKRAADAADEDGDEFHWHRNVFAPLKYSVAEIFDSIDITQRIMDEQQQAVKDDIAQLLNKDWRAAISSCELLLNETSGTLRELQDTLEAAGDKLQANLLRIQDATMNSPDLGFVDKLVFDLQNKLDRIISWGQQAIDLWIGYDRHVHKFIRTAIDMDKNRVFAQRLRVSVQNYFEMPWALTYANAERLYDMRDEELALRNEEVTGELPSELEYEEFNEIREQLAAMIEEALAIYKAQQKPLDLGAVMREYLTQYPRVRHFDVARIVVDQAVRLGVAEADFSGLSAEWQTINDYGAKVQAHVIDKY, from the coding sequence ATGAGTGATTTTTCCCAGACTGTACCGGAACTGGTGGCCTGGGCGCGAAAAAATGATTTTTCCGTCACGTTGCCGACCGAACGTCTGGCTTTTTTGCTGGCGATTGCCACCCTCAACGGGGAGCGCATGGATGGCGAAATGAGTGAAGGCGAGCTGATTGATGCCTTCCGCCACGTCAGCGATGGCTTTGAGCAGACCAGCGAAACGGTGCTGGTTCGCGCCAACAATGCCATCAACGATATGGTACGCCAGCGCCTGATCAACCGCTTTACCAGCGAACACTCCGAAGGGAATGCTATCTATCGCCTGACGCCGTTGGGGATCGGCATTACCGATTACTACATCCGCCAGCGCGAGTTCTCCACGCTGCGCCTGTCGATGCAGCTGTCGATCGTCGCCGGTGAGCTGAAGCGCGCCGCCGACGCCGCCGATGAAGATGGCGATGAGTTCCACTGGCACCGCAACGTATTCGCGCCGCTGAAATACTCCGTGGCGGAAATTTTCGACAGTATCGACATTACGCAGCGCATCATGGATGAGCAGCAGCAGGCGGTAAAAGACGATATCGCGCAGCTGCTGAACAAAGACTGGCGCGCGGCGATCTCCAGCTGTGAGCTGCTGCTGAACGAAACTTCCGGCACGCTGCGCGAATTGCAGGATACGCTCGAGGCCGCGGGCGATAAGCTGCAGGCCAATCTGCTGCGCATCCAGGATGCGACGATGAACAGCCCGGATCTGGGGTTTGTCGACAAGCTGGTTTTTGACCTGCAAAACAAGCTCGACCGTATTATCAGCTGGGGCCAGCAGGCTATCGATCTGTGGATTGGCTACGATCGCCACGTCCATAAATTTATCCGTACCGCCATCGATATGGATAAAAACCGCGTCTTCGCCCAGCGGCTGCGCGTCTCGGTGCAGAACTATTTTGAGATGCCGTGGGCGCTCACCTATGCCAATGCCGAGCGCCTGTACGATATGCGCGATGAAGAGCTGGCACTGCGTAATGAAGAAGTCACCGGTGAACTGCCGTCAGAGCTGGAGTACGAAGAGTTTAATGAGATCCGCGAACAGCTGGCGGCAATGATTGAAGAGGCGCTGGCGATCTACAAAGCGCAGCAGAAGCCGCTGGATCTCGGCGCCGTGATGCGCGAATACCTGACACAATACCCGCGCGTGCGTCACTTCGACGTGGCGAGAATTGTCGTCGATCAGGCCGTGCGCTTAGGCGTGGCCGAAGCAGATTTCTCCGGTTTGTCCGCTGAGTGGCAGACCATTAATGATTACGGAGCCAAGGTGCAGGCACATGTCATCGACAAATATTGA